The region TGGGCCCAGAAGTTCTCCAGGGTCAGGATTATCTCCTGAAAAGTCACTGTCATCGCCTCCTGAAATCAAATAAAATACTCCCGTCCCGTAACATATCGTTACAGGGACGGGAGTTTTCTTCCCGCGGTTCCACCCTGATTGGCCCTGAGGCCCGCCTTGATTTATGGCGGGGTTTACTATCCCTTTCGGAATTTCCTCCCGCGGCTTGGGAACGCCTTCGTCCGCCTGCGCCGGGCTTGCACCCTCCCCGGCTCGCTGGGTTTGGCCGACTACTTAATTCCTTCATTGCCTTCTGTTGCTATAATAGCATAGCAAATTTGCCCTTCCCTGTCAACGTTACAAACTGCCGCGCGGCCCTTCCCGGTCGTCAGTTGGCCGCACCTCTGTCACCTCGCTGCCGCCGTCACTCCGGACAACCTCAATGGTGCAGCGCTTGAAGACGGCCACCAGCACGCCCAAAGCCGCCAGCTGCGGCAAGAAAACGGCGCTGATCGCCCCTAACGTCACAGGAATTTCCACCAGCGTCTTGCCGTCCTGCTTGACGCGGATCTTGGTGACATTGCCCTGGTGGATGAGCTCCTTGACCTTATCCACGACCTCGCCGGACTTCACCGAAAATTCCTCCGTCCAACCGCCCGGCTTTTTGGACTCCAGGTCGATCAACGCCTCCAGGACACTGCCGCCCGCGCGCTCCAGCGCGTCCTTGGCCTCCCGGTAGGATACTCCGGTGCGTTCGCGGATCGTATCGATCTTTTCGAGGGTAATCTCTTCCATTGCTTTCCCTCCTGCTGCCGTTTCGCTTAGTGTCCCCGCCCGCCGCCCGTTTTATCCTGCGCCAGCG is a window of Selenomonadales bacterium 4137-cl DNA encoding:
- a CDS encoding DUF4342 domain-containing protein; this encodes MEEITLEKIDTIRERTGVSYREAKDALERAGGSVLEALIDLESKKPGGWTEEFSVKSGEVVDKVKELIHQGNVTKIRVKQDGKTLVEIPVTLGAISAVFLPQLAALGVLVAVFKRCTIEVVRSDGGSEVTEVRPTDDREGPRGSL